A region of Streptomyces sp. NBC_00654 DNA encodes the following proteins:
- the cobM gene encoding precorrin-4 C(11)-methyltransferase, whose amino-acid sequence MTVYFIGAGPGAADLITVRGARILAASPVCLYAGSLVPVELLAECPADARLVDTANLDIEQITAELVRAHADGHDVARLHSGDPSVFSAVNEQMRRLDVAEVPYEVVPGVPAFAAAAAALKRELTVPTVGQTVILTRIAQRATAMPEGEDLATLGRSGALIVLHLAAAYVDRVVAELLPHYGADCPVAVVAMASRPDEIILRGSLDSIAEQVKAAGVVRTAVIMVGRTLGAEQFRDSHLYSPERDRHVC is encoded by the coding sequence ATGACCGTGTACTTCATCGGCGCCGGACCGGGTGCGGCCGACCTGATCACGGTGCGCGGTGCCCGTATCCTCGCCGCCAGCCCGGTCTGTCTGTACGCGGGCAGCCTGGTCCCGGTCGAGTTGCTGGCCGAGTGCCCGGCGGACGCGCGGCTGGTCGACACGGCGAACCTCGACATCGAGCAGATCACGGCGGAGCTGGTACGGGCCCACGCCGACGGCCACGACGTGGCGCGGCTGCACTCGGGCGACCCGTCGGTCTTCAGCGCGGTCAACGAGCAGATGCGGCGGCTGGACGTGGCGGAGGTGCCGTACGAGGTGGTGCCCGGGGTGCCCGCGTTCGCCGCCGCGGCCGCCGCGCTGAAGCGCGAGCTGACCGTGCCGACCGTCGGTCAGACCGTGATCCTCACCCGGATCGCCCAGCGAGCGACCGCGATGCCCGAGGGCGAGGACCTGGCGACCCTGGGCCGCAGCGGCGCGCTGATCGTGCTGCACCTGGCCGCCGCGTACGTCGACCGGGTGGTGGCGGAACTGCTCCCGCACTACGGCGCGGACTGCCCGGTCGCCGTGGTGGCCATGGCGTCCCGGCCGGACGAGATCATCCTGCGGGGCTCGCTGGACTCCATCGCGGAGCAGGTGAAGGCGGCCGGAGTCGTCCGGACAGCGGTGATCATGGTGGGCCGCACGCTGGGGGCGGAGCAGTTCCGCGACAGCCACCTGTACTCACCGGAGCGCGACCGCCACGTGTGCTGA
- a CDS encoding YciI family protein has protein sequence MKYLVMVQGTQADYDTMSGKGSEHSVTWSEEDMQKMFAFMESVNNDLAESGELVDANGLTEPAQTRFVSAGKDGRPVISDGPYGETKELLAGYWVLDCESLERVTEIAARIALCPQPAGAPEYPVVIRPIQGEC, from the coding sequence ATGAAGTATCTGGTGATGGTCCAGGGCACCCAGGCCGACTACGACACGATGTCCGGCAAGGGATCCGAGCACAGCGTGACCTGGAGCGAGGAGGACATGCAGAAGATGTTCGCCTTCATGGAGAGCGTCAACAACGACCTCGCCGAGTCCGGTGAGCTCGTGGACGCCAACGGTCTCACCGAACCCGCGCAGACCCGTTTCGTGAGCGCGGGCAAGGACGGCCGGCCGGTGATCTCGGACGGGCCGTACGGGGAGACCAAGGAACTGCTCGCCGGGTACTGGGTGCTCGACTGCGAGAGCCTGGAGCGGGTCACCGAGATCGCGGCGCGCATCGCGCTCTGCCCGCAGCCCGCGGGCGCGCCCGAGTATCCGGTGGTCATCCGCCCCATCCAGGGCGAGTGCTGA
- a CDS encoding TetR/AcrR family transcriptional regulator, with protein sequence MSVKEPPTSTVPAAADALSGPPGPPGPPGLPGPPGPSGLSGPPGPSGLPMGLRERKKLRTRRSIRREAYRLFAEQGYEATTVDQIACAAEVSPSTLFRYFPAKEDIVLADDQGQDHDHGQVLALARALRARAATGEPVVDAVRHALTESLGELSAADREELLFRTRLGLCDPAVRARRLDEQQHGQDVVAELIAERTGRPPGDLEAHCAAAAVVAVFTAVVRHWAEGDGTADLAALYDHHLGLLAEGLHI encoded by the coding sequence ATGAGCGTCAAGGAGCCCCCGACTTCGACCGTGCCCGCAGCCGCGGACGCGTTGTCCGGACCGCCCGGACCACCTGGACCGCCCGGCCTGCCCGGACCGCCCGGACCGTCCGGCCTGTCCGGACCGCCCGGACCGTCCGGCCTGCCCATGGGGCTGCGCGAACGGAAGAAGCTGCGGACCCGGCGGAGCATCCGGCGTGAGGCCTACCGCCTGTTCGCGGAGCAGGGGTACGAGGCGACCACCGTGGACCAGATCGCCTGCGCGGCCGAGGTCTCCCCGAGCACGCTCTTCCGCTACTTCCCGGCCAAGGAGGACATCGTCCTGGCCGACGACCAGGGGCAGGACCACGACCACGGTCAGGTTCTCGCCCTGGCCCGTGCGCTCCGGGCCCGTGCGGCCACCGGCGAGCCGGTCGTGGACGCCGTACGCCACGCGCTGACCGAGTCCCTGGGGGAACTGTCGGCCGCCGACCGGGAGGAGCTGCTGTTCCGGACCCGGCTGGGTCTCTGCGACCCCGCCGTCCGGGCCCGCAGGCTGGACGAGCAGCAGCACGGCCAGGACGTCGTCGCGGAACTGATCGCCGAGCGCACCGGGCGCCCGCCGGGCGACCTGGAGGCCCACTGCGCCGCCGCGGCGGTCGTCGCGGTGTTCACTGCCGTCGTACGGCACTGGGCCGAGGGCGACGGGACGGCGGATCTCGCGGCGCTGTACGACCACCATCTGGGGCTGCTCGCGGAGGGGCTGCACATCTGA
- a CDS encoding RNA polymerase sigma factor, whose amino-acid sequence MDDRIESRIEDLLRLHAPQVLGALVRRYGHFDAAEDAVQEALLAAARQWPEEGVPDNPRGWLIRIASRRLTDRLRADSARRRREETAAALTPRDAFTAPPPGESRAPSEDDTLTLLFLCCHPALSPAAQIALTLRAVGGLTTAEIARAHLVPEATMAQRISRAKHKVHGTPFRQPGPEDRDTRLAAVLQVLYLIFNEGYTASSGPALHRADLAHEAVRLTRSVRRLLPREGRVTGLLALMLLTEARSPARTGPDGELIPLDEQDRTRWDRSAIEEGSALAAEALSQGPAGDYQLQAAIAALHDEAERADATDWPQILALYDILVHRTRDPMAALGRAVAVAMVRGPRAGLAEVALLEGPLAGHHRLDAVRAHLLERVGDPAGARAAYRAAADSTLSEPEARYLRNRADALPPSP is encoded by the coding sequence ATCGACGACCGGATCGAGAGCCGGATCGAGGACCTGTTGCGCCTGCACGCGCCGCAGGTCCTCGGCGCGCTCGTACGGCGGTACGGACACTTCGACGCGGCAGAGGACGCGGTGCAGGAGGCCCTTCTCGCGGCGGCGCGACAATGGCCGGAAGAGGGCGTGCCGGACAATCCGCGCGGCTGGCTCATCAGGATCGCGTCCCGGCGGCTGACCGACCGGCTGCGCGCCGACTCGGCCCGGCGCAGGCGCGAGGAGACGGCGGCGGCGCTCACCCCGAGGGACGCCTTCACCGCGCCGCCGCCCGGGGAGAGCCGTGCCCCCTCCGAGGACGACACCCTCACCCTGCTCTTCCTGTGCTGCCACCCGGCGCTCTCCCCCGCCGCCCAGATCGCGCTCACCCTGCGTGCGGTCGGCGGCCTGACCACCGCCGAGATCGCCCGCGCGCACCTGGTGCCCGAGGCGACCATGGCCCAGCGGATCAGCCGGGCCAAGCACAAGGTGCACGGGACCCCGTTCCGGCAGCCGGGTCCCGAGGACCGTGACACGCGGCTGGCCGCCGTGCTCCAGGTGCTCTACCTGATCTTCAACGAGGGCTACACCGCCTCCTCCGGCCCCGCCCTGCACCGTGCGGATCTCGCCCACGAGGCCGTCCGGCTGACCCGGTCGGTACGACGCCTCCTGCCCAGGGAGGGCCGGGTGACGGGACTGCTGGCGCTCATGCTCCTCACCGAGGCCCGCAGCCCGGCGCGCACCGGCCCGGACGGTGAGCTGATCCCGCTCGACGAACAGGACCGCACCCGCTGGGACCGCTCCGCGATCGAGGAGGGGTCCGCGCTCGCCGCGGAGGCGCTGTCGCAGGGGCCGGCCGGGGACTACCAGCTCCAGGCCGCCATCGCCGCCCTGCACGACGAGGCGGAGCGCGCCGACGCCACGGACTGGCCGCAGATCCTCGCCCTGTACGACATCCTCGTGCACCGCACCCGCGACCCGATGGCCGCGCTGGGACGGGCGGTCGCCGTGGCGATGGTGCGTGGCCCGCGGGCGGGTCTGGCGGAAGTCGCCCTGCTGGAGGGCCCGTTGGCCGGACACCATCGGCTCGACGCCGTACGGGCCCATCTGCTGGAGCGGGTCGGTGACCCGGCCGGGGCGCGCGCCGCCTACCGGGCGGCGGCCGACAGCACCCTCAGCGAACCCGAAGCCCGCTATCTGCGGAACCGGGCGGACGCGCTGCCCCCGTCCCCGTGA
- the cbiE gene encoding precorrin-6y C5,15-methyltransferase (decarboxylating) subunit CbiE has protein sequence MSVVGIGADGWAGLSAPARTALQGAGVLIGGERQLALLPASCAGRRVPWPSPLRPAVPHLLAEHRADTVAVLASGDPMFYGIGRALTEELGAGALHVLPHPSSVSYACARLGWPVEDTEVVTLVGRPAARLAASLYEGRRLLVLSADAATPAAVAALLREHGFGPSRLRVLEQLGAEEEAHVEGTADTWAHLPGDPLNVIAVECRSAPDTLRLGAVPGLPDEAYEHDGQLTKRHIRAATLGTLAPAPGELLWDIGGGSGSIAVEWMRAHPSCRAVTVERDPVRAARIARNADRLGVPALRVVTGPAPAALAGLPVPDAVFIGGGLTAPGLLDACWDALPPGGRLVANTVTLESEALLAERYRAYGGELVRLAVAHAVPVGGFTGWRQAMPVTQWSCRKPSAPAPAPADTTGDTP, from the coding sequence GTGTCCGTCGTGGGGATCGGCGCCGACGGCTGGGCGGGCCTGTCCGCTCCGGCGCGCACCGCGCTCCAGGGCGCCGGCGTACTGATCGGCGGCGAGCGCCAGCTCGCGCTGCTCCCCGCATCGTGCGCCGGGCGGCGCGTGCCCTGGCCGTCCCCGCTGCGTCCCGCCGTCCCGCACCTCCTCGCCGAACACCGGGCCGACACCGTCGCCGTGCTGGCCAGCGGGGACCCGATGTTCTACGGGATCGGCCGGGCGCTCACCGAGGAACTGGGCGCCGGGGCGCTGCACGTCCTGCCGCACCCGTCCTCGGTGTCGTACGCCTGCGCGCGCCTCGGCTGGCCGGTGGAGGACACCGAGGTCGTCACCCTGGTGGGCCGCCCCGCCGCCCGGCTGGCCGCCTCGCTGTACGAGGGTCGCCGCCTCCTGGTCCTGAGCGCCGACGCGGCCACGCCCGCCGCCGTCGCCGCCCTGCTGCGCGAGCACGGCTTCGGCCCGAGCCGGCTGCGGGTGCTGGAACAGCTCGGCGCCGAGGAAGAGGCCCATGTCGAGGGCACGGCGGACACCTGGGCGCACCTGCCCGGCGACCCGCTGAACGTCATCGCCGTCGAGTGCCGGAGCGCCCCGGACACGCTGCGGCTCGGCGCCGTACCCGGGCTGCCCGACGAGGCGTACGAGCACGACGGCCAGCTCACCAAGCGACACATCCGGGCCGCCACGCTCGGCACCCTGGCGCCCGCGCCCGGCGAACTCCTCTGGGACATCGGCGGCGGCTCCGGTTCGATCGCCGTCGAGTGGATGCGGGCCCACCCGTCGTGCCGGGCGGTCACCGTGGAGCGGGACCCGGTGCGGGCCGCGCGCATCGCCCGCAACGCGGACCGGCTCGGGGTCCCCGCCCTGCGCGTGGTCACCGGCCCGGCCCCGGCGGCGCTGGCCGGACTGCCCGTGCCGGACGCGGTGTTCATCGGCGGCGGGCTGACCGCCCCCGGTCTGCTGGACGCCTGCTGGGACGCGCTGCCGCCGGGGGGCCGGCTGGTCGCCAACACGGTCACCCTGGAGTCCGAGGCGCTGCTCGCCGAGCGGTACCGGGCGTACGGCGGCGAGCTGGTGCGCCTCGCGGTGGCCCACGCGGTACCGGTCGGCGGCTTCACCGGCTGGCGCCAGGCCATGCCCGTAACGCAGTGGTCGTGCCGCAAACCCTCAGCTCCAGCTCCAGCCCCAGCAGACACAACAGGAGACACTCCATGA
- a CDS encoding discoidin domain-containing protein — translation MSCPNCRTENAPGRTLCVRCALLLDPGPPPGIRPPWWRRIFHRGPRQSHAAGTRPRRGWRRPRLGLPVVLLLVAVGIWFALPYLPGLFGFAKEETGTPESVPPSVFRSSSAVPGHPAGAAFDGFNNRYWAPKEAGDGAGEYLECEFAQPVRVMKVVVFSGTSARKDEFLTQARPARLTVVLTGKDGKETRRTLRLRDQSGQQTFDVRGSDTVRARLTVDSAYGTGEGRRVAVAEIEFFGRRP, via the coding sequence GTGAGCTGCCCCAACTGCCGTACGGAGAACGCGCCGGGGCGCACGCTCTGTGTCCGCTGCGCCCTGCTCCTCGACCCCGGCCCGCCCCCCGGCATCCGCCCGCCGTGGTGGCGGCGGATCTTCCACAGAGGTCCCCGGCAGTCCCATGCGGCGGGGACCAGGCCGAGGCGCGGATGGCGGCGGCCGAGGCTCGGGCTGCCGGTCGTGCTGCTGCTGGTGGCCGTCGGGATCTGGTTCGCGCTGCCGTATCTTCCCGGTCTGTTCGGCTTCGCGAAGGAGGAGACGGGCACTCCCGAGTCGGTGCCGCCCTCCGTGTTCCGCAGCTCCAGCGCGGTGCCGGGCCATCCGGCGGGTGCGGCCTTCGACGGGTTCAACAACCGTTACTGGGCACCGAAGGAGGCCGGGGACGGAGCCGGGGAGTATCTGGAGTGCGAGTTCGCCCAGCCGGTGCGGGTGATGAAGGTCGTTGTGTTCTCCGGGACCTCGGCGCGCAAGGACGAGTTCCTCACGCAGGCACGCCCGGCGCGGCTCACCGTGGTGCTGACCGGGAAGGACGGCAAGGAGACGCGCCGGACGCTCAGGCTGCGGGACCAGTCGGGGCAGCAGACCTTCGACGTACGCGGCTCGGACACCGTACGGGCCCGGCTCACGGTCGACTCGGCGTACGGCACGGGGGAGGGGCGCCGGGTGGCCGTGGCGGAGATCGAATTCTTCGGGCGGAGGCCGTAG